In Streptococcus oralis, a single window of DNA contains:
- the prsA gene encoding peptidylprolyl isomerase PrsA, which produces MKKKLMAGAITLLSVATLAACSNSSEGKDLISMKGDVITEHQFFEEVKNNPTAQQVLLNMTIQKVFEQQYGSEVTDKDVDDAVAEEQKKYGDSYNSVLQRAGMTPETRKAQIRTSKLVELAVKKAAESELTDEAYQKAFESYTPDVTAQIIRLDNEDKAKEVLEKAKAEGADFAQLAKDNSNDDKTKENGGEITFDSASTELPEQVKKAAFALDVNGVSDVITATGTQAYSSQFYIIKVTKKTEKSSNIEDYKEKLKTIILTQKQNDSAFVQGVIGKELQAANIKVKDQAFQNIFTQYIGGGDSSSSSSSSSN; this is translated from the coding sequence ATGAAGAAAAAACTTATGGCAGGAGCCATCACACTTTTATCAGTAGCAACACTTGCAGCTTGTTCAAACAGTTCTGAAGGAAAAGATTTGATCAGCATGAAGGGCGATGTGATTACAGAGCATCAATTCTTTGAAGAAGTAAAGAACAATCCAACTGCGCAACAAGTCTTGCTCAATATGACCATCCAAAAAGTATTTGAACAACAATATGGATCAGAGGTAACGGATAAAGATGTGGATGATGCCGTTGCTGAAGAACAAAAGAAATACGGCGATAGCTACAACAGCGTGCTTCAACGTGCAGGTATGACACCTGAGACTCGTAAAGCTCAAATCCGTACCAGCAAATTGGTTGAATTGGCAGTTAAGAAGGCTGCTGAGAGTGAGTTGACAGACGAAGCTTACCAAAAAGCTTTTGAGTCTTACACACCAGATGTAACAGCTCAAATCATCCGTTTGGATAATGAAGACAAGGCAAAAGAAGTACTTGAAAAAGCTAAAGCAGAAGGTGCAGATTTTGCTCAGTTGGCAAAAGACAACTCTAACGACGACAAAACAAAAGAAAATGGTGGAGAAATCACTTTTGACTCTGCTTCAACAGAACTTCCAGAACAAGTCAAGAAAGCAGCTTTTGCTTTGGATGTGAACGGGGTTTCTGATGTGATTACAGCTACTGGAACACAAGCCTACAGCAGTCAGTTCTACATCATCAAAGTAACGAAGAAAACAGAAAAATCTTCTAATATAGAGGATTACAAAGAAAAATTGAAGACCATCATCTTGACTCAAAAACAAAATGATTCTGCCTTTGTTCAAGGAGTAATTGGTAAAGAATTGCAAGCTGCAAACATCAAAGTCAAAGACCAAGCCTTCCAAAACATCTTCACCCAATACATCGGTGGTGGTGACTCAAGCTCAAGTAGCAGCTCTTCATCTAACTAA
- the ftsW gene encoding cell division peptidoglycan polymerase FtsW has product MKISKRHLLNYSILIPYFLLSILGLIVVYSTTSATLIEEGKSAFQLVRNQGIFWIASLILIALIYKLKLGFLRNGRLIFIVMIVEMVLLALARLVGTPVNGAYGWISVGPVTIQPAEYLKIIIIWYLAHRFSKQQDEIAVYDFQVLTQNQWLPRAFNDWRFVLLVLIGSLGIFPDLGNATILVLVALIMYTVSGIAYRWFSTILALLAGSSMLVLSVIRFVGVEKFSQIPVFGYVAKRFSAFFNPFNDLAGAGHQLANSYYAMVNGGWFGLGLGNSIEKRGYLPEAHTDFVFSIVIEEFGFVGASMILALLFFLILRIILVGIRAKDPFNSMVAIGVGGMILVQVFVNIGGISGLIPSTGVTFPFLSQGGNSLLVLSVAIALVLNIDASEKRAKLIREYENQTDESL; this is encoded by the coding sequence ATGAAAATTAGTAAAAGGCACCTACTAAACTATTCCATTTTGATTCCTTATTTCCTTTTATCGATTTTGGGGCTGATTGTGGTGTACTCGACAACGAGTGCAACCTTGATCGAAGAAGGAAAAAGTGCCTTTCAATTGGTGCGTAACCAGGGGATCTTCTGGATAGCTAGTTTGATTCTGATTGCCTTAATCTATAAATTAAAATTAGGTTTCCTAAGAAATGGGCGTCTCATCTTTATCGTAATGATTGTGGAGATGGTTCTTTTAGCTCTGGCGCGACTGGTCGGAACACCTGTCAATGGAGCATACGGATGGATCTCTGTAGGACCTGTAACGATTCAGCCTGCTGAGTACCTTAAGATTATCATTATCTGGTACCTAGCACATCGATTTTCAAAACAACAAGATGAGATTGCGGTTTATGACTTCCAGGTTTTGACACAGAATCAGTGGCTACCTCGAGCCTTTAACGACTGGCGTTTTGTTCTGCTGGTTCTGATTGGTAGTTTGGGAATTTTCCCAGACTTGGGAAATGCGACCATCTTGGTCTTGGTGGCGCTCATCATGTATACGGTTAGTGGGATCGCCTATCGTTGGTTCTCGACCATTCTGGCTCTCTTGGCAGGGAGCTCAATGTTAGTCTTGTCTGTCATTCGCTTTGTTGGGGTTGAAAAGTTTTCTCAAATTCCTGTATTTGGTTACGTTGCTAAACGTTTTAGTGCCTTCTTTAATCCCTTTAATGACTTGGCGGGTGCAGGGCACCAGCTCGCAAATTCCTACTATGCAATGGTAAATGGTGGCTGGTTTGGACTGGGACTAGGGAATTCTATCGAGAAGCGTGGTTATCTGCCAGAAGCCCATACGGATTTCGTCTTTTCGATTGTCATCGAAGAGTTTGGATTCGTAGGAGCCAGTATGATTTTGGCTTTACTCTTCTTCTTGATTTTGAGAATTATCTTAGTCGGAATTCGAGCTAAAGATCCTTTTAATTCTATGGTTGCTATCGGTGTCGGAGGGATGATACTTGTTCAGGTCTTTGTCAATATCGGTGGGATTTCAGGGTTGATTCCTTCTACAGGGGTAACCTTCCCCTTCCTTTCACAAGGTGGAAATAGTCTCCTAGTCTTATCCGTAGCCATAGCTCTTGTTTTAAACATCGATGCCAGTGAAAAACGTGCCAAACTTATCAGAGAATACGAGAATCAAACCGATGAAAGTCTGTAA